A stretch of the Papaver somniferum cultivar HN1 chromosome 6, ASM357369v1, whole genome shotgun sequence genome encodes the following:
- the LOC113287087 gene encoding probable WRKY transcription factor 12 — MTYSSSQLMLNHGLLEGHHHNHHQEINIPLNDHMGLFTQNNSNFPLPNNWTFPPYGYHDNPVFHHSTTSKIRRDAVSSHHFGGGDDDGFDNHDQQPPSSVQRFSSSTNLWPWGDVDNDVCLGSINVKQQKCFGENNNNHHELGISAMKMMKKVKGRRKIREPRFCFKTKSEVDVLDDGYKWRKYGQKVVKDTQHPRSYYRCTVDTCRVKKRVERLAEDPRMVITTYEGRHGHTPSQDQENSQAQLQTNNFFW, encoded by the exons ATGACCTATTCTTCATCCCAACTAATGCTAAaccatggtttattagagggtcatcatcataatcatcatcaagaGATTAATATTCCATTAAACGATCATATGGGTTTGTTTACACAAAATAACTCCAATTTCCCTCTACCCAATAACTGGACTTTCCCTCCATACGGTTATCATGATAATCCAGTCTTTCATCATTCAACAACTTCGAAAATCCGAAGAGATGCTGTTTCTTCTCATCattttggtggtggtgatgacgATGGATTTGACAACCATGATCAGCAACCTCCTTCATCAGTACAAAGATTTTCATCGTCAACTAATCTTTG GCCATGGGGAGATGTTGATAATGATGTATGTTTGGGGAGTATCAATGTTAAGCAACAGAAATGCTTTGGAGAGAATAATAATAACCATCATGAACTAGGGATTTCCgccatgaagatgatgaagaaagtgaagggcAGAAGGAAGATAAGAGAACCTAGATTTTGTTTCAAGACCAAGAGTGAAGTTGATGTCTTGGATGATGGCTATAAATGGAGAAAGTATGGTCAGAAAGTTGTCAAAGACACACAACATCCAAG GAGCTATTACCGTTGCACAGTTGACACTTGCCGGGTGAAAAAGAGGGTGGAACGGTTAGCAGAAGACCCACGAATGGTTATTACTACATATGAAGGAAGACATGGACATACCCCATCTCAAGATCAAGAAAACTCTCAAGCTCAACTCCAAACTAACAATTTCTTCTGGTAG